A region of Helicobacteraceae bacterium DNA encodes the following proteins:
- a CDS encoding tetratricopeptide repeat protein, producing MRSLIYAAALCSFLSAQSADEWFKEGSKAFDRGDYAKAIESYSLAIETDPKHLNAYLNRANAYYYIGEYNASIADNDVVVKIDPKNASAFKSRGVARFALGEYNASIADFTRAIAIDPNFDYAYQYRARAYIETGETNKAAKDAAAACDLGNCDLEQLLSAKGLLGD from the coding sequence ATGAGATCGCTTATATACGCCGCCGCGCTCTGTTCTTTTTTATCCGCTCAAAGCGCGGACGAATGGTTTAAGGAGGGATCAAAAGCCTTCGATCGCGGCGATTACGCGAAGGCGATCGAGAGCTATTCGCTGGCGATCGAAACGGATCCCAAACACCTCAACGCCTATTTGAACCGCGCTAACGCATATTACTATATAGGCGAATACAACGCCTCGATCGCCGACAACGACGTCGTAGTAAAGATCGATCCAAAAAACGCTTCGGCGTTCAAAAGCAGAGGCGTAGCCCGCTTCGCTTTGGGCGAATACAACGCCTCGATCGCCGATTTCACGCGGGCGATCGCGATCGATCCGAACTTTGACTACGCCTACCAGTATCGCGCTCGCGCGTATATCGAAACGGGCGAGACGAATAAGGCGGCGAAAGACGCCGCCGCCGCTTGCGATCTTGGAAACTGCGATTTGGAACAGCTTTTGTCCGCGAAAGGTCTTTTGGGCGACTAG
- the purH gene encoding bifunctional phosphoribosylaminoimidazolecarboxamide formyltransferase/IMP cyclohydrolase, producing the protein MAKKALISVSDKSGAAAFAEALVANGYDIISTGGTLKALLASGIKAIEAGDLTGYGELFGGRVKTLHPIIHGGILFRRDDEADRLQAAQKALEPIDLVCVNLYPFKETIDRTDDFDEIIENIDIGGPALIRSAAKNFKSVIVVTDPSDYEAVAAAIANKKDDYEFRAALMIKAYERVAWYDAVISGYMSARFGKTPNYAAIGGTLVSPLRYGENPHQKGFLYQFDDFYSRDFKVLQGEASFNNLTDISAAIKIARAFDESAICIVKHGNPCGFSLREDLCEAWDEALRCDSLSAFGGVVAINGGIDKRLAEKISRMFIEAIAAPSFSDDALKVFAAKKRLKLFKVGSGDRLPNLRDKTDFKHILGGFVLQDCDEASVAEINAAKVVTRVKPSEAQKADLRVAWIIAALTKSNCVAYVKDRTLVAIGMGMTSRVDTAIAALRKAEATKCDVNGSAMASEAFFPFRDSIDAASAGGAAAIAQPGGSARDQEVIDAANEHNIAMIFTGVRHFLH; encoded by the coding sequence ATGGCAAAAAAGGCGTTGATTTCCGTAAGCGACAAGAGCGGCGCGGCGGCTTTCGCCGAGGCGCTAGTCGCAAACGGCTACGACATTATCAGCACGGGCGGCACGTTAAAGGCGCTGCTCGCAAGCGGTATAAAGGCGATCGAAGCGGGCGATCTGACGGGATACGGCGAGCTTTTTGGCGGGCGCGTTAAAACCCTGCACCCGATCATTCACGGCGGTATTCTCTTTCGGCGCGACGACGAGGCGGATCGCCTTCAAGCGGCGCAAAAGGCGCTCGAGCCTATCGATCTCGTCTGCGTAAATCTCTACCCGTTCAAGGAGACGATCGACCGCACCGACGATTTTGACGAGATTATCGAAAATATCGATATTGGCGGTCCCGCGCTGATTCGATCCGCCGCTAAAAACTTCAAATCGGTAATCGTCGTTACCGATCCGAGCGATTACGAAGCGGTAGCGGCGGCGATCGCGAATAAAAAGGACGATTACGAATTTCGCGCCGCTCTGATGATCAAAGCCTACGAGCGCGTCGCTTGGTATGACGCGGTCATATCGGGCTATATGAGCGCGCGCTTTGGCAAAACTCCAAACTACGCGGCGATCGGCGGAACGCTTGTTTCCCCGCTTCGCTACGGCGAAAATCCGCACCAAAAGGGCTTTTTGTATCAATTCGACGATTTTTACTCGCGCGATTTCAAGGTTTTGCAGGGCGAGGCGAGCTTCAACAACCTAACCGATATAAGCGCCGCGATCAAGATCGCCCGCGCCTTCGACGAGAGCGCTATCTGTATCGTTAAACACGGCAACCCGTGCGGCTTTAGCCTGCGCGAGGACCTCTGCGAAGCGTGGGACGAGGCGTTGCGTTGCGACAGCCTCTCGGCGTTTGGCGGGGTCGTCGCGATCAACGGCGGGATCGACAAACGGCTCGCCGAAAAAATAAGTCGAATGTTTATCGAGGCGATCGCCGCCCCTAGTTTCAGCGACGACGCGCTAAAGGTCTTCGCCGCGAAAAAGCGGCTCAAACTCTTCAAAGTCGGAAGCGGCGATCGGCTGCCCAATCTGCGCGATAAGACGGATTTCAAGCATATTTTGGGCGGTTTCGTCTTGCAAGATTGCGACGAGGCAAGCGTAGCCGAGATCAACGCGGCAAAGGTCGTAACGCGAGTAAAGCCGAGCGAGGCGCAAAAAGCCGATCTGCGCGTAGCGTGGATTATCGCCGCCCTGACAAAGTCCAACTGCGTGGCTTATGTCAAGGATCGGACGCTTGTCGCGATCGGAATGGGTATGACAAGCCGCGTCGATACCGCGATCGCCGCGCTAAGAAAAGCCGAGGCGACGAAATGCGACGTTAACGGATCGGCGATGGCGAGCGAGGCGTTTTTTCCGTTTCGAGACTCGATCGACGCGGCAAGCGCGGGCGGCGCGGCGGCGATCGCGCAACCGGGCGGTAGCGCGCGCGATCAAGAGGTAATCGACGCGGCGAACGAACATAATATAGCCATGATCTTTACGGGCGTTCGACACTTCTTGCATTAG
- a CDS encoding SHOCT domain-containing protein, which yields MTNDIRRFGEFQKAKAIGEKGNALNDAIVQAAALSLITNQTREENKSDIGAKLKKLKELFENGLIDEGEYKAKKADLLSEFNA from the coding sequence ATGACAAACGATATACGACGATTTGGCGAATTTCAAAAAGCCAAAGCTATAGGCGAAAAAGGAAACGCGTTAAACGACGCTATCGTTCAAGCCGCCGCGCTTAGCCTCATAACAAATCAAACGCGCGAAGAGAATAAAAGCGACATAGGCGCTAAACTAAAAAAGTTAAAAGAGCTATTTGAAAACGGCTTAATAGACGAGGGCGAATATAAAGCCAAAAAGGCGGATTTACTATCAGAGTTTAACGCTTAA
- a CDS encoding CapA family protein, protein MRITKAFLTLALAAILSACGATMKVDPKVSAPAKTIVIAAVGDIMLGTDYPDESALPPDDGRGIFEQVASILRSADITIGNLESALTDGGKSDKCKREAPRCFTFRTPTRYAARLKEAGFDAMNLANNHNNDFGALGAKNSRLALDEQNISHTGSIGDIARLVVNDLNISIIGFAPNSRYQHDINDLNLTRKLVAEEKQSADLAIAFFHGGAEGGDKIHVIQGSEFHSGENRGDLIAFSRAAIDAGADLVIGSGPHVPRGLEIYKSRLIAYSLGNFATWEMMNLSGFRALSPILEVTLKDDGTFVKGKIYSTIQIKPGAPRIDPTNAAFNLMRDLSIEDFGENAPAFGENGEFLPPTIEEQTQNK, encoded by the coding sequence ATGCGTATTACCAAAGCGTTCTTGACGCTTGCTTTAGCGGCTATCCTTAGCGCGTGCGGCGCGACGATGAAAGTCGATCCGAAGGTAAGCGCGCCGGCAAAAACGATCGTTATAGCCGCCGTAGGCGATATTATGCTTGGAACGGACTATCCGGACGAATCCGCGCTCCCGCCCGACGACGGCAGAGGCATATTCGAGCAAGTCGCGTCGATTTTGCGATCGGCGGACATAACGATCGGCAATCTTGAAAGCGCGCTGACCGATGGCGGCAAGAGCGACAAATGCAAACGAGAGGCGCCGAGATGCTTTACCTTCAGAACGCCGACGCGTTACGCCGCGCGGCTAAAAGAAGCCGGATTCGACGCGATGAATCTCGCCAATAACCATAATAACGATTTTGGAGCGCTCGGCGCTAAAAACTCGCGTCTAGCTTTAGACGAGCAAAACATATCGCACACGGGTTCAATCGGCGATATAGCGCGCCTAGTCGTAAACGATCTGAATATCTCCATAATAGGCTTCGCGCCAAATTCGCGGTATCAACACGACATAAACGATCTAAATCTTACGCGAAAACTCGTCGCCGAAGAGAAGCAAAGCGCCGATCTGGCGATAGCGTTCTTTCATGGCGGCGCGGAGGGCGGCGATAAAATCCATGTGATCCAAGGAAGCGAGTTTCATTCGGGCGAAAACCGCGGCGATCTGATAGCTTTCTCCCGCGCGGCAATCGACGCCGGAGCCGATCTCGTCATTGGCAGCGGACCGCATGTGCCGCGAGGTCTGGAGATTTATAAAAGCCGTTTGATCGCCTATTCGCTGGGCAATTTTGCCACTTGGGAGATGATGAATTTAAGCGGCTTTCGCGCTTTGTCCCCCATATTAGAGGTTACGCTAAAAGACGACGGAACGTTTGTTAAGGGCAAAATCTATTCGACGATTCAGATTAAGCCGGGCGCGCCTAGGATCGATCCGACAAACGCCGCGTTTAATCTTATGCGCGATCTGTCGATCGAGGATTTTGGCGAGAACGCGCCCGCGTTTGGAGAAAACGGAGAGTTTTTACCGCCTACGATCGAGGAACAAACGCAAAATAAATAA
- a CDS encoding helix-turn-helix transcriptional regulator, which translates to MHSYEEPVYMISVVARALEVHPQTLRQYEREGLILPGRSGGKVRLYSQRDIDEIRFVLSLTRDMGVNLAGVDIALKLKRRIAQMQKEIDNLKARLANVNENGLTPPDKQIVPAPQRRITIVDLD; encoded by the coding sequence ATGCATAGTTACGAAGAACCGGTTTATATGATCAGCGTTGTGGCGAGAGCGTTGGAAGTCCATCCGCAAACGCTTCGTCAATACGAGCGCGAAGGATTGATTTTGCCCGGGCGATCGGGCGGCAAAGTGCGACTATATTCGCAAAGAGACATTGACGAGATCAGGTTTGTTCTAAGTTTGACGCGAGATATGGGAGTCAATCTTGCCGGCGTGGATATAGCTTTGAAGCTCAAACGGCGGATCGCGCAAATGCAAAAAGAGATCGACAATCTCAAAGCGCGTTTGGCAAACGTCAACGAAAACGGCTTGACGCCTCCGGATAAGCAGATCGTCCCCGCGCCGCAACGGCGCATTACGATTGTCGATCTGGACTAA
- a CDS encoding J domain-containing protein has protein sequence MSGKSLYETLGVEQGASDEEIKKAYRRLARKYHPDINKESEAEEKFKEINAAYEILSDPSKRKQYDQFGDQMFGNRSFHDFAKSQGGADFDLGDILNKIFGGGGFGGFSGFKNSGGFDGGFNFGGADADINAALSIPFEVAILGGERQINANGESMKIKIPAGINDGETLRARGRGRQIRGAARGDLLLRIRVEPSNEYTRNGDDLTKTIYVPLKTAIFGGKIGVKTLDREVSLKIPAGTKGGQKFRVREAGAINRKSGARGDLYLIAQALIPNADQLDSSLLKIMQEKLPE, from the coding sequence ATGTCTGGTAAAAGTTTATACGAAACGCTGGGCGTGGAACAGGGCGCGAGCGACGAGGAGATCAAAAAAGCCTATCGCCGCTTGGCGCGTAAATACCACCCCGACATCAACAAAGAGAGCGAAGCGGAGGAAAAATTCAAAGAGATCAACGCCGCTTACGAGATTCTTAGCGATCCCTCCAAGCGCAAGCAATACGATCAGTTTGGCGATCAGATGTTCGGCAATCGATCCTTCCACGATTTTGCCAAGTCGCAAGGCGGCGCGGATTTTGATCTTGGCGACATATTGAATAAAATTTTCGGCGGCGGCGGTTTCGGCGGATTTAGCGGTTTTAAAAATTCGGGCGGTTTTGACGGCGGCTTTAATTTTGGCGGCGCGGACGCGGATATTAACGCCGCGCTTTCCATTCCCTTCGAGGTTGCGATTTTAGGCGGCGAGAGACAGATTAACGCCAACGGCGAGTCGATGAAAATCAAAATACCGGCGGGCATAAACGACGGCGAAACTTTGCGCGCGCGCGGACGCGGGCGGCAGATACGAGGCGCGGCGCGAGGCGATTTGCTTTTGCGCATTCGCGTGGAGCCGTCGAACGAATATACTCGTAACGGCGACGATCTAACAAAAACTATCTACGTCCCGCTCAAAACTGCGATTTTTGGCGGCAAGATCGGCGTTAAAACGCTCGATCGCGAGGTTTCGCTCAAGATTCCGGCGGGAACGAAAGGCGGTCAGAAATTTCGCGTGCGCGAGGCTGGAGCGATCAATCGAAAAAGCGGGGCTAGAGGCGATCTGTATTTGATCGCGCAGGCGTTGATTCCAAACGCCGATCAACTAGATTCGTCGCTTTTGAAGATAATGCAAGAAAAACTACCGGAGTAG
- the accA gene encoding acetyl-CoA carboxylase carboxyl transferase subunit alpha has protein sequence MPFYLEFEKPLKPIEEELELAKIRNDERLIAGFEKDLQKAISKAYGNLSDYQKLQLARHQDRPYALDYIKLIMDDAHEIHGDRHFKDDSAIVCFVGEIDGVACVAIGEEKGRGTKTKIARNFGMPHPEGYRKALRAARFAEKFDLPILMLIDTPGAYPGVGAEERGQSEAIARNLYELSDVDTITISVVIGEGGSGGALAIGVADRLAMLSYSIFSVISPEGCAAILWNDPEKAEAATKALKITPDALLGYGLIDDIIAEPIVGAHRDKKGAAEAIKRYFLENAAALARLDKSERLAARYEKLMKMGRFGESLDA, from the coding sequence TTGCCTTTTTATCTGGAGTTTGAAAAACCGCTTAAACCGATCGAGGAGGAGCTAGAGCTTGCCAAAATCCGCAACGACGAAAGATTGATCGCGGGTTTTGAAAAAGACCTGCAAAAGGCTATCTCAAAAGCCTACGGCAACCTTAGCGACTACCAAAAACTTCAGCTCGCCCGCCATCAGGATCGCCCTTACGCGCTCGATTACATCAAACTAATAATGGACGACGCTCACGAGATTCACGGCGATCGCCATTTCAAGGACGATTCGGCGATCGTCTGTTTCGTAGGCGAGATCGACGGCGTAGCGTGCGTGGCGATCGGCGAGGAAAAAGGGCGCGGCACAAAAACCAAGATCGCCCGCAATTTCGGCATGCCGCACCCAGAAGGTTATCGCAAGGCGCTAAGAGCGGCGCGTTTTGCCGAGAAGTTTGATCTGCCTATTTTAATGCTGATCGACACTCCGGGCGCCTATCCGGGCGTGGGCGCGGAGGAGCGCGGACAGAGCGAGGCGATCGCTAGAAATCTTTACGAGTTAAGCGACGTCGATACGATTACGATCAGCGTCGTAATAGGCGAGGGCGGTAGCGGCGGCGCTTTGGCGATTGGCGTGGCGGATCGTCTGGCGATGCTTAGCTATTCGATTTTCAGCGTCATCTCGCCCGAAGGATGCGCGGCGATTTTGTGGAACGATCCCGAAAAGGCGGAAGCGGCGACAAAGGCGCTCAAAATTACCCCGGACGCTCTGCTTGGCTACGGATTGATCGACGATATTATCGCCGAGCCGATCGTGGGCGCGCACCGCGACAAAAAAGGCGCGGCGGAAGCGATCAAACGCTATTTTTTAGAAAACGCGGCGGCGTTAGCAAGGCTGGATAAGTCCGAACGCTTAGCGGCGCGTTACGAAAAACTGATGAAAATGGGGCGCTTCGGCGAAAGCCTCGACGCTTAA